The Elephas maximus indicus isolate mEleMax1 chromosome 19, mEleMax1 primary haplotype, whole genome shotgun sequence genome contains a region encoding:
- the CHD3 gene encoding chromodomain-helicase-DNA-binding protein 3 isoform X4: MASPLRDEEEEEEEMVVSEEEEEEEEEGDEEEEEVEAADEDDEEYDDERVLGRGPDHDRGRDRHNPPGCHLFPPPPPPPPLPPPPPPPPPDKDDIRLLPSALGVKKRKRGPKKQKENKPGKPRKRKKLDSEEEFGSERDEYREKSESGGSEYGTGPGRKRRRKHREKKEKKTKRRKKGEGDGGQKQVEQKSSATLLLTWGLEDVEHVFSEEDYHTLTNYKAFSQFMRPLIAKKNPKIPMSKMMTILGAKWREFSANNPFKGSAAAVAAAAAAAAAAVAEQVSAAVSSATPIAPSGPPALPPPPAADTQPPPIRRAKTKEGKGPGHKRRSKSPRVPDGRKKLRGKKMAPLKIKLGLLGGKKKKGGSSDEGPEPEAEESDLDSGSVHSASGRPDGPVRTKRLKRGRPGRKKKKVLGCPAVAGEEEVDGYETDHQDYCEVCQQGGEIILCDTCPRAYHLVCLDPELDRAPEGKWSCPHCEKEGVQWEAKEEEEEYEEEGEEEGEKEEEDDHMEYCRVCKDGGELLCCDACISSYHIHCLNPPLPDIPNGEWLCPRCTCPVLKGRVQKILHWRWGEPPVSVPAPQQADGSPDAPAPRPLQGRSEREFFVKWVGLSYWHCSWAKELQLEIFHLVMYRNYQRKNDMDEPPPLDYGSGEDDGKSDKRKVKDPHYAEMEEKYYRFGIKPEWMTVHRIINHSVDKKGNYHYLVKWRDLPYDQSTWEEDEMNIPEYEDHKQSYWRHRELIMGEDPAQPRKYKKKKKEVQTDGPPSSPTNDPTVKYETQPRFITATGGTLHMYQLEGLNWLRFSWAQGTDTILADEMGLGKTIQTIVFLYSLYKEGHTKGPFLVSAPLSTIINWEREFQMWAPKFYVVTYTGDKDSRAIIRENEFSFEDNAIKGGKKAFKMKREAQVKFHVLLTSYELITIDQAALGSIRWACLVVDEAHRLKNNQSKFFRVLNGYKIDHKLLLTGTPLQNNLEELFHLLNFLTPERFNNLEGFLEEFADISKEDQIKKLHDLLGPHMLRRLKADVFKNMPAKTELIVRVELSPMQKKYYKYILTRNFEALNSRGGGNQVSLLNIMMDLKKCCNHPYLFPVAAMESPKLPSGAYEGGALIKASGKLMLLQKMLRKLKEQGHRVLIFSQMTKMLDLLEDFLDYEGYKYERIDGGITGALRQEAIDRFNAPGAQQFCFLLSTRAGGLGINLATADTVIIFDSDWNPHNDIQAFSRAHRIGQANKVMIYRFVTRASVEERITQVAKRKMMLTHLVVRPGLGSKAGSMSKQELDDILKFGTEELFKDENEGENKEEDSSVIHYDNEAIARLLDRNQDATEDTDVQNMNEYLSSFKVAQYVVREEDKIEEIEREIIKQEENVDPDYWEKLLRHHYEQQQEDLARNLGKGKRVRKQVNYNDAAQEDQDNQSEYSVGSEEEDEDFDERPEGRRQSKRQLRNEKDKPLPPLLARVGGNIEVLGFNTRQRKAFLNAVMRWGMPPQDAFTTQWLVRDLRGKTEKEFKAYVSLFMRHLCEPGADGSETFADGVPREGLSRQQVLTRIGVMSLVKKKVQEFEHINGRWSMPELMPEPSADSKRSSRASSPTKTSPTTPEASATNSPCTSKPATPAPSEKGDGIRTPLEKDEAENQEEKPEKDSKTGEKMETEPDAPSPAPSLGERLDPRKIPLEDEVPGVPGELEIEPGYRGGREKSATELTPGERGEEKPLDGQEHRERPEGETGDFSKRAEDVKGDRELRPGPPRDEPRSNGRREEKAEKPRFMFNIADGGFTELHTLWQNEERAAISSGKLNEIWHRRHDYWLLAGIVLHGYARWQDIQNDAQFAIINEPFKTEANKGNFLEMKNKFLARRFKLLEQALVIEEQLRRAAYLNLSQEPAHPAMALHARFAEAECLAESHQHLSKESLAGNKPANAVLHKGKGRGGPARGRAHNAASEPAGGVAERHEGGRDPPASHVVPNTPHRSPPSDVRAQHPQPAGQQGHRASPHTGLPSGSVRYTSGVRGSLQRRTRRGPGRRRRQLQPDAGRVLHHSRHQRPSSAGEEGEGNGGGSGVRRAGSEGAPSRGGDLYRRLTGSQACPSPRPRSRGRPLAQALGAAANPPPSPPLGPPLG, encoded by the exons ATGGCTTCCCCTCTGAGGgacgaagaggaggaggaggaggagatggtggtgtcggaggaggaagaagaggaagaagaagagggcgacgaggaggaggaggaggtggaggcgGCCGACGAGGACGATGAGGAGTACGACGACGAGAGAGTACTCGGGCGCGGGCCGGACCACGACCGGGGCCGCGACCGCCACAACCCCCCCGGCTGCCACCTcttcccgccgccgccgccaccgccgccgctgcccccgccgccgccgcccccgcctCCAG ATAAGGATGACATTCGGCTACTGCCTTCAGCATTGGGTGTGAAGAAAAGAAAACGAGGACCCAAAAAACAGAAGGAGAACAAGCCAGGAAAACCCCGAAAACGCAAGAAGCTT GACAGTGAGGAAGAATTTGGCTCTGAGCGAGATGAATACCGGGAGAAGTCAGAGAGTGGGGGCAGTGAATATGGAACCGGACCAGGTCGGAAGCGGAGACGGAAGCAccgagaaaaaaaggagaagaagacaAAGCGGCGGAAAAAAGGGGAGGGAGACGGGGGACAAAAG CAGGTAGAACAGAAGTCATCAGCTACTCTGCTTCTGACCTGGGGCCTGGAGGATGTGGAGCATGTGTTCTCTGAGGAGGATTACCACACGCTCACCAACTACAAAGCCTTTAGCCAGTTCATGAG GCCTCTAATTGCTAAGAAGAATCCTAAGATCCCAATGTCTAAAATGATGACCATCCTTGGGGCCAAGTGGAGAGAGTTCAGCGCCAACAACCCCTTCAAGGGGTCAGCAGCTgctgtggcggcggcggcggcggcggcggcagcagctgTAGCTGAGCAGGTGTCAGCTGCTGTCTCATCGGCCACCCCCATAGCACCTTCCGGACCCCCTGCCCTTCCACCACCCCCTGCTGCTGATACCCAGCCCCCACCCATCCGaagagccaaaaccaaagaggGCAAAG GTCCAGGCCATAAGAGGCGGAGTAAGAGCCCCCGAGTGCCTGACGGACGGAAGAAGCTCCGGGGAAAGAAGatggcaccactcaaaattaAACTAGGGCTGCTGGGTGGCAAGAAGAAGAAGGGAGGCTCG AGTGATGAGGGCCCCGAGCCAGAGGCTGAGGAGTCAGACCTGGATAGTGGCAGTGTCCACAGTGCCTCAGGTCGACCCGATGGGCCTGTTCGCACCAAGAGACTAAAGAGAGGCCGGccaggaaggaagaagaagaagg TCCTGGGCTGTCCTGCAGTGGCCGGGGAGGAGGAGGTTGATGGCTACGAGACGGATCACCAGGATTACTGTGAGGTGTGCCAGCAGGGTGGGGAAATTATTCTGTGCGACACCTGCCCTCGTGCCTACCACCTCGTCTGCCTTGATCCTGAACTTGACCGGGCTCCTGAGGGCAAATGGAGCTGCCCTCACTGT GAGAAGGAGGGAGTACAGTGGGAGgccaaggaggaggaagaagaatatgaagaggagggagaggaagaaggggagaaggaggaggaggatgatCACATGGAGTACTGCCGTGTGTGCAAGGATGGGGGGGAGCTCCTCTGCTGTGACGCCTGCATCTCCTCCTACCACATCCATTGTCTAAACCCTCCCCTGCCTGACATCCCCAACGGGGAATGGCTATGTCCCCGATGCACA TGCCCTGTGCTGAAGGGCCGTGTGCAGAAGATTCTGCATTGGCGGTGGGGGGAGCCACCTGTGTCAGTGCCAGCCCCTCAGCAGGCAGATGGGAGTCCAGATGCCCCAGCCCCTCGCCCTCTTCAAGGCAGATCAGAGCGAGAATTCTTTGTCAAGTGGGTAGGCCTGTCCTACTGGCATTGCTCCTGGGCCAAGGAGCTTCAG CTGGAAATCTTCCACTTGGTAATGTATCGAAACTACCAACGGAAGAATGACATGGATGAGCCCCCACCCCTGGATTATGGCTCTGGCGAGGATGACGGGAAGAGTGACAAGCGCAAGGTGAAAGATCCACACTACGCCGAGATGGAGGAGAAGTACTATCGCTTTGGAATCAAGCCAGAGTGGATGACCGTCCACCGCATCATCAACCACAG TGTGGATAAAAAGGGTAATTACCACTATTTAGTGAAATGGAGGGACTTGCCATATGACCAGTCCACATGGGAGGAAGATGAAATGAACATCCCTGAATATGAAGACCATAAACAAAGCTACTGGAGACATCG AGAACTAATTATGGGGGAGGATCCTGCCCAGCCCCGCAAgtataagaagaagaagaaggaggtgCAGACTGATGGGCCTCCCAGTTCTCCTACTAACGAT CCTACAGTGAAATATGAGACCCAGCCACGGTTTATCACAGCtaccggtggcacactgcatatgTATCAGCTGGAAGGGCTGAACTGGCTACGCTTCTCATGGGCCCAGGGCACTGACACCATTCTGGCTGATGAAATGGGGCTGGGCAAGACCATACAAACCATCGTCTTCCTCTACTCACTCTATAAGGAG GGCCACACAAAAGGTCCCTTCCTGGTGAGTGCCCCCCTCTCTACCATCATTAACTGGGAGCGGGAGTTCCAAATGTGGGCACCTAAGTTTTATGTGGTGACATACACGGGTGACAAGGACAGCCGGGCCATCATTCGTGAGAATGAGTTTTCCTTTGAGGACAACGCCATCAAAGGTGGCAAGAAAGCTTTTAAGATGAAG AGGGAGGCACAGGTGAAGTTCCATGTTCTCCTGACTTCATATGAGCTGATAACCATTGATCAGGCAGCACTGGGCTCCATCCGCTGGGCCTGCCTCGTGGTGGACGAGGCCCATCGGCTCAAGAACAACCAGTCCAAG TTTTTCAGGGTCCTCAATGGCTATAAGATAGATCATAAGTTACTGCTGACAGGGACCCCTCTGCAGAATAACCTGGAGGAGCTCTTCCATCTGCTGAACTTCCTGACCCCCGAGAGGTTTAA CAACCTAGAGGGCTTCTTGGAGGAATTTGCTGACATATCCAAAGAGGACCAGATTAAGAAGCTGCATGATTTGTTGGGGCCACACATGCTACGGAGGCTCAAGGCTGACGTCTTTAAGAACATGCCAGCCAAGACAGAGCTCATTGTTCGAGTGGAGCTGAGCCCTATGCAGAA GAAATACTACAAGTACATCCTGACTCGAAATTTTGAGGCCTTGAATTCACGAGGTGGTGGGAACCAAGTGTCGCTGCTCAACATCATGATGGATCTCAAGAAGTGCTGTAACCACCCGTACCTCTTTCCTGTGGCTGCTATG GAGTCCCCAAAACTCCCCAGTGGGGCTTATGAGGGTGGGGCACTAATTAAGGCGTCTGGGAAGCTTATGTTGCTGCAGAAGATGTTGCGGAAGCTGAAGGAGCAAGGACACAGAGTGCTTATTTTCTCGCAG ATGACCAAAATGTTAGACTTGCTGGAGGACTTCTTAGACTACGAAGGCTACAAGTACGAGCGCATTGATGGTGGCATCACTGGTGCACTGAGGCAGGAGGCCATCGATCGGTTCAACG CTCCTGGGGCCCAACAATTCTGCTTCCTCCTGTCCACCCGAGCGGGGGGCCTGGGCATCAATCTGGCCACTGCTGACACTGTCATCATCTTCGATTCTGACTGGAACCCTCATAATGACATCCAG GCCTTCAGCAGGGCTCATCGGATCGGCCAGGCCAACAAAGTGATGATTTACCGGTTTGTGACCCGCGCGTCAGTGGAAGAGCGAATCACACAGGTGGCCAAGAGAAAGATGATGCTGACGCACCTGGTGGTGCGGCCTGGACTAGGCTCCAAGGCAGGCTCCATGTCCAAGCAGGAGCTGGATGACATCCTCAAATTTGGCACCGAGGAGCTGTTCAAGGATGAAAACGAGG GAGAGAACAAGGAGGAGGACAGCAGTGTGATCCACTATGACAATGAGGCCATCGCTAGGCTCTTGGACCGGAACCAGGATGCAACTGAAGACACCGATGTGCAGAACATGAATGAGTATCTCAGCTCCTTCAAGGTGGCACAGTATGTTGTGCGGGAAGAAGACAAG ATTGAGGAAATCGAGCGAGAAATCATCAAGCAGGAGGAGAATGTGGATCCTGACTATTGGGAGAAGCTGCTGAGGCATCACTATGAGCAGCAGCAGGAGGACCTGGCTCGGAATCTCGGCAAGGGCAAGCGTGTTCGGAAGCAAGTTAACTATAACGATGCTGCTCAGGAGGACCAAG ATAACCAGTCAGAATACTCAGTGGGATCAGAGGAGGAGGATGAAGACTTTGACGAACGTCCTGAAG GGCGTCGTCAGTCAAAGAGGCAGCTCCGAAATGAAAAGGATAAGCCACTTCCTCCGCTGCTGGCTCGAGTTGGGGGCAACATTGAG GTGTTGGGGTTCAACACGCGTCAGCGGAAGGCTTTCCTGAATGCTGTGATGCGCTGGGGGATGCCACCTCAGGATGCCTTCACCACTCAGTGGCTGGTGCGGGACCTGAGGGGCAAGACTGAAAAGGAGTTTAA GGCCTATGTGTCACTGTTCATGCGCCATCTCTGTGAACCTGGGGCAGATGGCTCTGAAACCTTTGCCGATGGAGTCCCTCGGGAGGGACTGAGTCGTCAGCAAGTGTTGACCCGCATTGGAGTCATGTCTCTGGTCAAGAAGAAG GTACAGGAGTTTGAGCACATCAATGGGCGCTGGTCAATGCCAGAGCTGATGCCTGAGCCCAGTGCCGACTCAAAACGCTCGTCTAGAGCCTCCTCTCCAACCAAAACATCCCCTACCACTCCTGAGGCTTCCGCTACAAACAGTCCTTGCACCTCTAAACCTG CTACTCCAGCTCCAAGTGAGAAAGGAGATGGGATAAGGACACCTCTTGAGAAGGACGAAGCCGAAAACCAGGAGGAGAAGCCAGAGAAGGATAGCAAAACTGGGGAGAAGATGGAGACAGAG CCTGatgcccccagcccagccccttcGCTTGGGGAGAGGCTGGACCCAAGGAAGATTCCTCTAGAAGATGAGGTGCCAGGGGTACCTGGAGAGTTGGAGATTGAACCTGGGTACCGGGGGGGCAGAGAGAAATCAG CCACGGAGTTGACGCcaggagagaggggagaggagaagcCGTTGGATGGACAAGAGCACAGGGAGAGGCCGGAGGGGGAAACAGGGGATTTTAGCAAGAGAG CAGAAGATGTAAAAGGGGACCGGGAGCTTCGACCAGGACCTCCTCGAGATGAGCCACGGTCCAATGGGCGACGTGAGGAGAAGGCAGAGAAGCCACGGTTCATGTTTAACATCGCAGATGGTGGTTTCACAG AGCTTCACACGCTGTGGCAGAATGAGGAACGGGCAGCTATTTCCTCTGGGAAACTCAATGAGATCTGGCACCGAAGACATGACTATTGGCTTCTGGCTGGGATTGTCCT CCATGGTTATGCACGGTggcaggacatccagaatgaTGCTCAGTTTGCCATTATCAATGAGCCATTTAAAACCGAAGCCAATAAAGGGAACTTTCTGGAGATGAAAAATAAGTTCCTGGCCCGGAGGTTCAAG CTCCTGGAGCAGGCGCTGGTGATCGAGGAGCAGCTGCGGCGGGCGGCCTACCTGAACCTGTCACAGGAGCCGGCGCACCCCGCCATGGCCCTCCACGCCCGCTTCGCCGAGGCCGAGTGCCTGGCCGAGAGCCACCAGCACCTCTCCAAGGAGTCGCTGGCGGGGAACAAGCCGGCCAACGCCGTCCTGCACAAGGGTAAGGGCCGCGGCGGCCCCGCGCGGGGGAGGGCCCACAACGCTGC TTCTGAACCAGCTGGAGGAGTTGCTGAGCGACATGAAGGCGGACGTGACCCGCCTGCCAGCCACGTTGTCCCGAATACCCCCCATCGCAGCCCGCCTTCAGATGTCCGAGCGCAGCATCCTCAGCCGGCTGGCCAGCAAGGGCACAGAGCCTCACCCCACACCG gccttccctccgggTCCGTACGCTACACCTCCGGGGTACGGGGTAGCCTTCAGCGCCGCACCCGTAGGGGCCCTGGCCGCCGCAGGCGCCAATTACAGCCAGATGCCGGCAGGGTCCTTCATCACAG CCGCCACCAACGGCCCTCCAGTGCTggtgaagaaggagaaggaaatggtGGGGGCAGTGGTGTCAGACGGGCTGGATCGGAAGGAGCCCCGAGCCGGGGAGGTGATCTGTATAGACGACTGACCGGATCCCAGGCCTGCCCTTCACCCAGGCCCCGCTCCCGAGGCCGGCCTCTAGCCCAGGCTCTGGGGGCTGCTGCCAATCCTCCACCTTCCCCACCCCTTGGGCCACCGTTGGGCTAG